In one window of Litorilinea aerophila DNA:
- a CDS encoding SH3 domain-containing protein — protein MQVHQKNAVQKGNLVRRLGRHWLVLTVAGLAILVLIVGTPAWAAPVAAPLNQTVPRPTPTLSGEPVPTATPRPSQPDEDDEEEQAPAPSQPADEEPAGENDLSELFAPTQAEALKARVTVTLLNVRAGPGTNHPILGQVRLNDELTVLARNTDSSWWYICCVTGTDQEGWVSAQLVEPLFDRSQSMDLLPLFGEAQPVAVATPAATPTPQTAALALTMSQSPAFVWQGQTLTLQLTVTNTSNVDAVRVELSDELPPMLTFVDASVSEGGQLTHETTAQGTDAFVITWPRLAAGASASATVTVTVAPDLPDGSVFDNLAAAVARNAPSVTAALTIGLPPADLPFAP, from the coding sequence ATGCAAGTCCACCAGAAGAACGCAGTGCAGAAGGGGAACCTGGTCCGCCGCCTGGGCCGCCATTGGCTGGTGTTGACCGTCGCCGGCCTGGCCATCCTGGTCCTGATTGTGGGCACGCCGGCCTGGGCTGCACCCGTGGCCGCCCCCCTGAATCAGACGGTCCCTCGCCCCACGCCCACCCTGTCCGGCGAGCCGGTGCCCACCGCCACGCCCCGCCCCTCCCAGCCCGATGAGGACGACGAGGAAGAGCAGGCGCCGGCACCGTCCCAGCCGGCCGATGAAGAACCCGCCGGCGAAAATGATCTGTCTGAGCTGTTTGCACCGACCCAAGCGGAAGCCCTGAAGGCCCGCGTCACGGTGACGCTCCTGAACGTGCGCGCCGGCCCGGGCACCAATCATCCCATCCTGGGCCAGGTGCGGCTGAATGACGAACTGACGGTCCTCGCCCGCAACACAGACAGCAGTTGGTGGTACATCTGCTGCGTGACAGGCACCGACCAGGAAGGGTGGGTCAGTGCTCAACTGGTCGAGCCCCTGTTTGACCGCAGCCAGTCCATGGATCTGCTGCCGCTCTTCGGGGAGGCGCAGCCGGTGGCTGTGGCGACGCCGGCCGCGACGCCCACCCCCCAAACCGCGGCCCTGGCCCTGACCATGAGCCAGTCCCCGGCGTTCGTCTGGCAGGGGCAGACCCTGACGCTCCAGTTGACGGTCACCAACACCAGTAACGTGGACGCGGTACGGGTGGAGCTGAGCGACGAGCTGCCGCCCATGCTCACCTTTGTGGACGCCAGTGTCTCGGAGGGTGGGCAGCTCACCCATGAGACCACGGCCCAGGGGACCGACGCGTTCGTTATCACCTGGCCACGCCTGGCCGCCGGAGCCAGCGCCTCGGCTACGGTCACCGTCACCGTGGCGCCAGACCTGCCCGACGGCAGCGTCTTTGACAACCTGGCTGCCGCCGTGGCCCGGAACGCGCCCAGCGTGACGGCCGCGCTCACCATCGGCCTGCCCCCGGCCGACCTGCCCTTTGCGCCTTGA